A genome region from Gigantopelta aegis isolate Gae_Host chromosome 3, Gae_host_genome, whole genome shotgun sequence includes the following:
- the LOC121391960 gene encoding fatty acid-binding protein, liver-like, whose amino-acid sequence MALQEIHEKFGGSWKMARSEKFEEYLEAMGVGIIKRTVASKLSPVLEISVEGDVVKVITKTTIKTLPVEGKLGEEFDTETLGRHEKTVYKFEDGKLIATSVPIDSKQKVSVIERDIVDGELVQTMTVGDVVCKRYFCRNQ is encoded by the exons ATGGCTCTGCAAGAAATCCACGAGAAATTCGGAGGGTCATGGAAGATGGCTCGTAGTGAGAAATTTGAAGAGTACCTTGAAGCTATGG gtgTTGGAATAATCAAAAGAACAGTGGCGTCGAAGCTGTCGCCCGTGTTGGAGATATCGGTTGAGGGTGACGTGGTGAAGGTCATCACGAAAACGACGATAAAGACTCTACCAGTGGAAGGGAAACTGGGGGAGGAATTCGACACAGAGACGTTGGGCAGACATGAAAAG actGTGTATAAATTTGAAGACGGAAAGCTGATAGCTACCAGTGTCCCAATCGATTCCAAACAAAAGGTTTCTGTGATAGAAAGAGATATTGTTGACGGAGAACTAGTACAG aCTATGACAGTTGGCGATGTTGTATGCAAAAGGTACTTTTGCCGAAATCAGTGA
- the LOC121368906 gene encoding inosine-uridine preferring nucleoside hydrolase-like has translation MMRRKLIIDVDTGSDDALAIMLALQQPDVDVLAITCVFGNSNIDNVCKNTLRVLDLCCKSDIPVYRGVEKSILTQSEHQFHYGRDGMGDCDWPEPVDTGRIQSEHAVLALLRLVNQYAGEITLVTLGPMTNVALAIRLDPSFGDKLKEVFVMGGNVEGRGNITRSAEFNFFLDPESADVCLRDLNKMITLIPWEPLDRQVCFSWKTYDEFTHLGTPKSVFVGKIFEKSTKLYRANYHGMLPIDLVAMATALDNSVVVKTEDVFAEIELSGRLTRGQVIIDYRRRLNMAPNIRVIREFDIEKLTTLTFNMLM, from the exons ATGATGAGAAGAAAACTTATCATCGACGTTGATACTGGTTCCGACGACGCTTTGGCGATAATGTTGGCGTTGCAGCAACCGGACGTAGATGTCTTGGCCATAACTTGCGTGTTTGGAAACAGCAACATAGATAACGTCTGCAAAAATACTTTGAGAGTTCTCGACCTGTGTTGCAAGTCAGAT ATTCCTGTTTATAGGGGTGTTGAAAAATCAATACTGACTCAATCTGAACACCAATTTCATTACGGACGTGATGGAATGGGCGACTGCGACTGGCCAGAACCAGTTGACACAGGCAGAATCCAGTCAGAACATGCTGTGCTGGCCTTGCTGCGACTGGTTAATCAATATGCAG GGGAGATCACTCTTGTAACACTGGGTCCGATGACCAACGTCGCATTGGCTATACGTCTCGATCCGTCTTTTGGCGACAAACTTAAAGAAGTCTTTGTAATGGGTGGAAATGTTGAAG GGAGAGGAAATATAACACGAAGCGCGGAATTCAACTTTTTCCTTGATCCTGAAAGTGCTGACGTTTGCCTGCGAGATCTCAACAAGATGATCACCCTCATTCCGTGGGAGCCGCTTGACAGACAAGTGTGTTTCTCTTGG AAAACGTACGACGAATTCACTCACTTGGGGACACCAAAATCTGTGTTCGTTgggaaaatatttgaaaaaagtaCCAAGTTGTATCGTGCAAATTATCATGGCATGCTGCCTATCGACCTCGTCGCGATGGCGACAGCGTTAGACAACTCAGTCGTCGTGAAGACAGAAGATGTATTCGCCGAGATCGAGTTGAGCGGTCGTTTGACCCGAGGACAGGTCATCATAGATTATCGACGACGACTGAATATGGCGCCAAATATACGTGTCATCAGAGAGTTTGACATAGAGAAGCTGACCACTTTGACTTTCAATATGTTGATGTaa